A portion of the Edaphobacter lichenicola genome contains these proteins:
- a CDS encoding 5-formyltetrahydrofolate cyclo-ligase — MTSEFSGQDAELVAWRKQKRAELLAWRASFSGEDRHRANEMVLDRVYWLLRSNRTRVAGFYWPFRGEIDVLPLMHRFLAEGGTAALPVVVGRGQPLSFRHWEPGFPMAAGVFGIPYPAESRVVVPDTLVVPVVGYDDCCYRLGYGGGYYDRTLAVAEPKPLRIGIGFASLRLDTIVPQRYDVPMDYIVTEAETIRRAVGDDADVSLA; from the coding sequence GTGACATCTGAGTTCAGCGGGCAGGACGCGGAGCTTGTTGCCTGGCGAAAGCAAAAGAGGGCAGAGCTTCTCGCATGGCGTGCTTCTTTTTCCGGTGAGGATCGGCATCGCGCAAACGAGATGGTCCTCGATAGGGTGTACTGGCTCCTCCGATCGAATCGGACACGGGTCGCTGGGTTTTACTGGCCCTTTCGGGGCGAGATCGACGTACTCCCCTTGATGCATCGTTTTCTCGCGGAAGGTGGAACTGCTGCATTGCCGGTGGTCGTTGGGAGAGGGCAGCCACTCTCGTTTCGCCATTGGGAGCCAGGGTTTCCGATGGCTGCGGGTGTGTTCGGTATTCCTTATCCTGCAGAGTCTCGCGTGGTGGTGCCTGATACGTTGGTGGTCCCGGTGGTTGGCTATGATGACTGCTGCTACAGACTTGGCTATGGCGGAGGCTACTACGACAGGACGTTGGCGGTGGCTGAACCGAAGCCTCTTCGTATCGGGATAGGCTTTGCGTCGTTGCGACTCGATACGATCGTTCCCCAGCGCTATGATGTGCCAATGGATTACATCGTTACAGAGGCCGAGACGATACGGCGAGCGGTTGGAGACGATGCTGACGTCTCTCTTGCGTGA
- a CDS encoding cation:proton antiporter, translating to MHIPTQTLIYLAVVFGVLVVPRALQRFRLPAPLTCFVSGIAVASLFKSLANDNVFAVVATLGIASLFLFAGLEVDLIEIRRQLSRLSGHLGVRALFLIVTAWLAMRYFHIRWQPASLLALGLFTSSTGFILDTLPESGLDASEQTEVTISAVAGEITALLVLFVVSQADSITTLAISSGALLLLIIFTPIFFLALNKYVVPYARGSEFSLLLMVGIICAVISKSLGVHVLMGAFVAGLVAGLLKERMTTMASDENLHAVRLFASFFVPFYFFHEGLEVPTDALVLRSLLYGLALSAIVLPIRIVKNWIECRYFSRRTSQSGIRVAVALVPTLIFTLVIAGILRTTFHIDDALYGGLLVYAAISTILPSFVLPRLAQLPSAEIAASDI from the coding sequence ATGCATATTCCCACCCAGACCTTGATTTATCTCGCGGTTGTATTTGGCGTTCTGGTGGTTCCGCGAGCTCTCCAGCGCTTTCGCCTCCCTGCGCCGCTTACCTGCTTTGTGTCTGGAATAGCCGTCGCAAGCCTCTTCAAGTCGCTGGCAAACGATAATGTCTTCGCTGTGGTGGCGACGCTCGGCATCGCATCGCTTTTCCTCTTCGCTGGCCTCGAAGTAGATCTGATAGAGATTCGCCGCCAACTCTCCCGGCTCAGCGGACATCTGGGAGTCCGGGCTTTGTTCCTCATCGTTACGGCGTGGCTCGCCATGCGCTATTTTCATATACGCTGGCAGCCCGCGTCGCTGCTTGCGCTTGGCCTTTTCACCTCTTCGACGGGGTTTATTCTCGACACGCTGCCCGAATCGGGTCTCGATGCGAGCGAACAGACGGAAGTGACGATCAGCGCAGTCGCAGGCGAGATTACGGCTTTACTGGTGCTCTTTGTGGTCTCCCAGGCCGACTCGATCACGACGCTCGCGATCTCCAGCGGCGCTCTTCTGCTGCTCATTATTTTCACGCCCATCTTCTTCCTCGCCTTAAACAAATACGTTGTTCCTTACGCGCGAGGTTCGGAGTTTTCACTCTTGCTCATGGTGGGGATTATCTGCGCTGTGATCAGCAAGAGCCTCGGTGTCCATGTCTTAATGGGAGCCTTCGTCGCCGGACTCGTCGCCGGACTTCTGAAGGAACGCATGACCACGATGGCTTCTGACGAGAACCTTCATGCCGTGCGGCTGTTTGCCTCCTTTTTTGTTCCGTTCTACTTTTTTCATGAAGGACTGGAGGTTCCCACCGACGCGTTGGTTCTGAGGTCGCTCTTGTACGGCCTTGCTCTGTCGGCTATCGTGCTGCCCATCCGAATCGTCAAGAACTGGATTGAGTGCCGTTATTTTTCCAGACGGACGTCGCAAAGCGGGATTCGCGTCGCAGTTGCGCTTGTGCCGACTCTTATCTTTACCCTGGTTATTGCGGGAATACTCCGAACAACGTTCCACATCGACGACGCCCTTTATGGAGGACTTCTGGTCTACGCTGCCATTTCCACGATACTTCCCTCCTTTGTTCTACCGAGACTTGCTCAGCTTCCGTCAGCGGAGATAGCTGCCAGTGACATCTGA
- a CDS encoding SDR family oxidoreductase, giving the protein MAKTILITGTSSGIGRATALYFAERGWNVAATMRDPLKADPVLQHPQISLFALDVTNADSIEQAIADTLNRYKKIDVLLNNAGYGLFGPIEAIGNQQIQQQFATNLFGLIEVTQQVLPFMRAAGEGLILNVSSIIGRMALPYASSYIATKFAVEGLSESIRYELDPFHIRVKMIEPGSISTEFGKGSMQMAVSDPYRASMGKFLSVFRKSNNAGAKPEQVAKVIYRAANDPSNRLRYLAKPGPFFWMNRILPDAVWRRLLVKAMVK; this is encoded by the coding sequence ATGGCTAAAACAATTTTGATCACGGGTACCTCGAGCGGTATTGGACGAGCCACCGCGCTTTATTTCGCTGAAAGAGGCTGGAATGTGGCCGCAACCATGCGCGACCCGCTCAAGGCGGATCCTGTGCTTCAGCATCCGCAAATCAGCTTGTTCGCACTGGATGTGACGAATGCAGATTCCATTGAACAAGCGATAGCCGATACGTTGAATCGCTATAAAAAGATTGATGTGCTGCTGAACAACGCAGGCTACGGCTTGTTCGGCCCGATTGAAGCGATAGGTAATCAGCAGATCCAACAGCAATTTGCGACGAATCTATTCGGATTAATCGAGGTAACGCAGCAAGTTCTTCCATTCATGCGGGCCGCGGGCGAAGGGTTGATACTGAATGTCTCCTCCATTATTGGCCGTATGGCTCTTCCCTACGCCTCGTCCTACATCGCGACAAAATTCGCAGTGGAAGGGCTGAGTGAATCGATACGCTACGAGTTAGATCCGTTTCATATCCGCGTAAAGATGATCGAACCCGGGAGCATCAGCACCGAATTCGGCAAGGGCAGCATGCAAATGGCGGTGAGTGACCCTTATCGAGCAAGCATGGGTAAATTTTTGAGCGTGTTTAGGAAAAGCAACAATGCAGGTGCCAAGCCAGAGCAGGTTGCGAAAGTGATCTATCGTGCTGCGAATGATCCGAGCAATCGTTTACGTTACCTCGCCAAACCCGGCCCGTTTTTCTGGATGAATCGAATTCTGCCTGATGCGGTATGGCGGCGGTTGCTGGTGAAGGCAATGGTGAAATAG
- a CDS encoding TetR/AcrR family transcriptional regulator, which translates to MFARGGYEGASVDLIAESAGYSKGAFYSNFESKEAIFLELLDAHKRREIEALAQLLAQDIPASELLSLIRNSETGRGSDFDFGLLSAEFQLQACRDKTFAKTYAKLHRTHRDTMAGLVTKLFAKLDRIPPSDPKDLADIIMALTTGLSLQGTSMQGPLRKGFVTAAILLVLGLDPVAGGR; encoded by the coding sequence TTGTTTGCAAGGGGCGGCTATGAAGGCGCATCTGTCGATCTGATTGCGGAGAGTGCAGGCTACTCCAAGGGAGCGTTCTATTCCAATTTTGAGAGCAAAGAAGCTATCTTCCTCGAACTTCTTGACGCCCATAAGCGGCGCGAGATTGAAGCTTTGGCTCAACTTCTTGCCCAGGACATCCCTGCGTCAGAGCTTCTCTCACTGATCCGCAACTCTGAAACCGGACGGGGCTCTGACTTCGACTTCGGTTTACTTTCTGCGGAGTTCCAATTGCAAGCCTGCCGCGATAAGACGTTTGCCAAGACGTATGCCAAGCTGCACCGTACTCACCGGGACACCATGGCTGGATTGGTTACCAAACTGTTTGCCAAGCTGGACCGAATTCCACCATCTGATCCGAAAGATCTTGCTGACATCATTATGGCGTTGACCACCGGTCTCTCTCTGCAAGGAACAAGTATGCAAGGACCTCTACGAAAAGGATTCGTTACTGCGGCAATCCTTCTCGTTCTTGGTCTCGACCCCGTCGCCGGTGGTAGATAA
- a CDS encoding lactonase family protein: protein MKRITRRGFIVGSAALSAAGRRGFSQAKDGGRLLLVGTQTSGTSKGIYAYSFVGGELKQLGLAAESANPTFMALSPDGRTLLVANELDEYQGQKSGAVSTYALDRSSARLTKISEEPSQGGGTCHVAFDHTGRAAFAANYGGGSAVSFAVGANGALSPAVSFFQFNGRGPDKERQEAPHAHRVTVSPDNRFLLVNDLGLDEIHIYRLDAATAKLTPNEPPAWKSAPGAGPRALQFHPNGRFVYCVTEMASSVVVLHWNSKAGTLETIQEITMKPDSFSGLTGGDDIVIDSRSQFAYATDRFDDIIVTFSISATDGKLTLVDRTPCGGKVPRHLTLDPSGRWLLVANQESDTLSIFSRDGKSGKLTAAGTVPLSRPQCLVFA, encoded by the coding sequence TTGAAACGGATTACGCGACGTGGATTTATTGTTGGTTCGGCTGCCTTGTCAGCGGCGGGGCGCAGAGGGTTTTCTCAGGCGAAGGATGGGGGACGGCTCTTGTTGGTTGGGACGCAGACCTCGGGGACCAGTAAGGGAATCTATGCGTACTCGTTTGTGGGCGGCGAGCTGAAGCAGCTTGGACTGGCTGCGGAGTCGGCTAACCCTACCTTTATGGCGCTGTCTCCCGATGGCAGGACGCTGCTTGTGGCCAATGAGTTGGATGAGTATCAAGGGCAGAAGAGCGGAGCTGTTTCGACGTATGCGCTTGACCGGTCCAGCGCGCGGTTGACCAAGATCAGCGAGGAGCCTTCGCAGGGCGGAGGAACCTGTCATGTTGCGTTCGATCACACCGGACGGGCTGCATTTGCGGCGAACTATGGTGGAGGCAGCGCAGTGTCGTTTGCGGTCGGAGCGAATGGCGCCTTGAGTCCGGCAGTTTCGTTCTTTCAGTTCAACGGACGTGGACCAGATAAGGAGCGGCAGGAGGCTCCGCATGCGCATCGCGTGACGGTGTCGCCGGATAACCGTTTTCTGCTGGTCAATGACCTGGGGCTCGATGAGATTCACATCTATCGGCTGGATGCGGCGACGGCGAAGTTGACGCCGAACGAACCGCCGGCGTGGAAGTCGGCTCCCGGTGCGGGTCCACGTGCGTTGCAGTTCCATCCGAACGGCAGATTCGTATACTGCGTCACCGAGATGGCATCTTCGGTGGTAGTGCTGCACTGGAACTCGAAGGCCGGAACGCTGGAGACGATTCAGGAGATCACGATGAAGCCGGACAGCTTTTCGGGTCTCACAGGCGGAGATGATATTGTCATCGATTCACGTAGCCAGTTTGCCTATGCGACGGATCGATTTGACGACATCATCGTTACGTTTTCAATCTCTGCCACGGATGGCAAGCTGACGCTCGTGGACAGGACGCCGTGTGGAGGCAAGGTTCCGCGTCATCTGACGCTCGATCCGAGCGGGCGATGGCTGCTGGTGGCAAACCAGGAGTCCGACACTCTCTCGATATTCTCTCGGGACGGAAAGAGCGGAAAGTTGACGGCCGCGGGGACTGTTCCGCTGTCCCGGCCGCAGTGCCTGGTCTTTGCGTAA
- a CDS encoding N-acetylmannosamine-6-phosphate 2-epimerase: MSQGSKASFNSIFERLRGRLIVSCQASEGDPLDDLDTLTRIATSVLRGGAGGLRAEGVTRIAAFRAITQLPIIGIIKTYDTNGDVYITPDFASAKAISNAGADIIALDCTARRLTAAEPWPELISRIHTDLHRPILADIASLEDAQAAERAGADAVATTLYGYTAETANIRTPSWPLIQSMVAHLTIPILVEGHITDPPQAQYALELGATAVVVGSAITRPETITSRFVHATQQRDKLKFFVESRA; encoded by the coding sequence GTGTCTCAAGGCTCAAAGGCCTCCTTCAACTCCATCTTCGAACGCCTTCGCGGCCGTCTTATCGTCTCCTGCCAAGCCTCCGAAGGCGATCCGCTGGACGATCTCGACACGCTCACCCGCATTGCAACCTCGGTCCTGCGCGGAGGAGCAGGCGGTCTCCGCGCCGAAGGTGTCACTCGCATCGCCGCCTTCCGCGCCATCACGCAGCTTCCCATCATCGGCATCATCAAGACCTACGACACGAACGGAGACGTCTACATCACTCCTGACTTCGCCTCCGCCAAGGCCATTAGCAATGCTGGAGCCGACATCATCGCCCTGGACTGCACCGCTCGCCGCCTCACCGCCGCCGAACCATGGCCCGAACTGATCTCCCGCATCCACACCGACCTCCATCGCCCTATCCTCGCCGACATCGCCTCCCTCGAAGACGCCCAGGCCGCCGAACGGGCCGGAGCCGACGCCGTCGCCACTACCCTCTACGGCTACACCGCCGAGACCGCCAACATCCGCACTCCTTCCTGGCCCTTGATCCAATCCATGGTCGCGCACTTGACAATACCCATACTCGTCGAAGGCCACATCACGGACCCCCCGCAAGCCCAGTACGCCCTGGAATTGGGCGCAACAGCCGTCGTCGTAGGCTCAGCAATAACTCGTCCCGAAACGATCACCAGCCGATTTGTGCACGCGACGCAGCAGAGAGATAAATTGAAATTCTTCGTCGAGTCGCGTGCATAG
- a CDS encoding sugar MFS transporter: MALGVAEERSITTVETGTNYTVPLMLMVSLYFGIGFITALNDILVPHFKDLFHLNNVTALLVQFCFFGAYFVMSLPSGWIVGRIGYKSGIVVALSIMGVGLLLFLPASVIVFYPLFLFALFVVGSGLALLQVAINPYVGALGSAETASSRLNLAGGFNSIATTTAPKVGAAFIFIAAGASATELARSVRMPYVLLATCAFAMAIVTAFVSLPNLIEKSDRTSSPDGSAWRFRHLRLGALAIFFYVGAEVAIGSIMINFLGQTSMGSMSHQDAARYVSIYWFTSMVGRFVGFWALRKIRAQRALAFVSLVAAVLVAIEIVAHGHVAMWAIVSCGLFNSVMWPCIFPLSVKGLGRFTSQGSGILIMMVVGGAVIPEIQGFLADRFGYQRSFAIVLLCYMYILFFALRGHRNTNGSETVSPLNPGVIQ; this comes from the coding sequence ATGGCACTCGGAGTTGCTGAAGAACGTTCAATCACAACGGTCGAAACCGGAACTAACTATACGGTTCCGCTGATGCTGATGGTCTCTCTTTACTTCGGCATTGGTTTCATTACCGCTTTGAACGACATCCTCGTTCCCCACTTCAAAGACCTCTTTCATCTCAACAACGTTACTGCATTGCTGGTTCAGTTCTGTTTCTTCGGGGCCTACTTTGTCATGTCGCTCCCTTCTGGCTGGATCGTCGGCAGAATCGGCTACAAATCAGGCATAGTCGTCGCCTTATCGATAATGGGAGTTGGTTTACTCCTATTTCTTCCCGCCTCGGTAATCGTGTTTTATCCGTTGTTCTTATTCGCGCTGTTCGTCGTTGGAAGCGGTCTCGCTCTCCTTCAGGTAGCTATCAATCCCTATGTCGGCGCACTCGGATCAGCTGAAACCGCGTCCTCGCGGCTGAATCTTGCTGGTGGTTTCAACTCGATAGCGACCACAACAGCGCCAAAAGTCGGTGCTGCGTTCATCTTCATCGCCGCAGGAGCTTCCGCAACGGAGTTGGCCCGCTCCGTTCGAATGCCGTATGTCCTGTTGGCCACCTGTGCCTTCGCTATGGCCATTGTCACAGCCTTTGTCAGTCTCCCGAACTTGATCGAGAAGAGCGATCGAACCTCCAGCCCCGATGGAAGCGCCTGGCGCTTTCGGCATCTCCGTTTGGGTGCGCTCGCTATCTTCTTCTACGTCGGAGCCGAGGTCGCAATCGGTAGCATCATGATCAACTTCCTCGGCCAGACCTCGATGGGAAGTATGAGTCACCAGGACGCAGCACGATACGTTTCAATCTACTGGTTTACTTCGATGGTAGGCCGCTTCGTCGGGTTTTGGGCGCTTCGCAAAATCAGGGCTCAACGTGCTCTAGCCTTCGTTTCGCTTGTGGCAGCCGTCCTTGTTGCGATCGAAATCGTGGCTCACGGACACGTCGCCATGTGGGCTATCGTATCTTGCGGTTTGTTTAACTCCGTGATGTGGCCATGCATCTTCCCTCTGTCGGTCAAGGGCCTCGGAAGATTCACGAGCCAAGGATCGGGAATTCTTATCATGATGGTCGTAGGGGGAGCTGTTATTCCTGAAATTCAGGGTTTCTTAGCGGATAGGTTCGGATATCAGCGGAGCTTTGCGATCGTTCTACTCTGTTACATGTACATCCTCTTCTTTGCGCTGCGAGGCCATCGCAATACGAATGGTTCTGAAACCGTAAGCCCACTGAACCCGGGAGTTATTCAATAG
- a CDS encoding GntR family transcriptional regulator: MKSQIQPDSTVRPLDKSGFIPLYYQIQRALMEKIHSGELSTGDPLASEEELARIYQVSRMTARQALHGLKTSGFAVSQKGRGTFVTRPKLEKNIMHLRGFTEDMKHLGMVPSSKLLEQTVVKATAELSEKLRVETEEVVMRLRRLRLADGIPMALEESHIPLKQFPGLEKINFAKQSLYFVLRESFGVRVGWADEVIEALPATREESELLTIPKKASILSISRIIMTTEETPIEVACSRYRGDRYRASIRVPTTTIE; this comes from the coding sequence GTGAAGTCCCAGATCCAGCCTGATTCAACGGTACGTCCTTTAGACAAGAGCGGATTTATTCCGCTGTACTACCAGATCCAACGAGCATTGATGGAAAAGATCCACTCCGGTGAGCTGTCAACCGGGGATCCGCTCGCGTCGGAGGAAGAATTGGCTCGCATTTACCAAGTGAGCCGGATGACAGCTCGTCAAGCCTTGCATGGTCTGAAGACCAGCGGTTTCGCTGTTAGTCAAAAGGGGCGTGGCACATTTGTGACCCGTCCAAAACTCGAGAAGAACATCATGCATCTGCGCGGCTTTACCGAGGATATGAAGCATCTTGGTATGGTGCCGAGCTCGAAGTTGCTGGAACAAACCGTGGTGAAGGCAACTGCGGAGCTTTCGGAAAAATTGCGGGTTGAAACGGAAGAGGTTGTGATGCGGTTGCGGCGACTCCGATTGGCCGACGGAATTCCAATGGCACTTGAAGAGTCGCACATACCTTTGAAGCAGTTTCCTGGTTTAGAAAAGATCAACTTCGCGAAACAGTCTCTGTATTTTGTTCTTCGTGAAAGCTTCGGCGTTCGCGTTGGATGGGCAGACGAGGTGATTGAAGCTTTACCTGCAACCCGCGAAGAGTCTGAGCTGCTGACGATACCAAAGAAGGCAAGCATCCTGTCTATCTCGCGCATCATTATGACCACGGAGGAGACGCCGATCGAGGTCGCCTGCTCGCGCTACCGTGGTGATCGCTATCGCGCTTCGATCCGGGTTCCGACGACGACTATTGAATAA
- the nagA gene encoding N-acetylglucosamine-6-phosphate deacetylase — MVSTIAARRLLSEGRVLEYPLVSLEDGRIRHIEGLSAAEHKRVAATHRFPDATLVPAYIDIHIHGCAGHDVMEASSEALDTIGTYLASRGVGAYFPTTVTSPKDETLRSLAGLAYEIGRRQEASLRGATPLGIHLEGPFLSHLKRGVHTDALLEAPSISLFDRFWQAAEGHIRLMTIAPELPGATELISHATALGVRCSLGHSDALVCEAEAGFMAGARSATHTYNAMRAIDHREPGLAAFVLDKQSLFAEIICDGIHVDPLMVRLYFKAKDKDRIILVTDGMSATGMPDGTYMLGDMQVEVRDGRCTSNGVLAGSVLTLDRGVKNLMEFTGAALGTAVAAASYNPSQLMGIGDRWGSLEAGRAANITVVSPKADVIETFLAGRSTITSERTVTSSTR; from the coding sequence ATGGTCAGTACAATAGCGGCGCGGCGACTCCTAAGCGAAGGACGGGTGTTGGAGTATCCGCTAGTAAGCCTAGAAGACGGTCGCATTCGCCATATCGAAGGCTTAAGTGCAGCGGAACACAAACGGGTAGCCGCCACGCATCGCTTTCCAGATGCGACTCTAGTCCCGGCCTATATTGATATTCACATTCATGGGTGTGCGGGACACGACGTTATGGAGGCAAGTTCTGAGGCACTGGATACTATCGGAACGTATCTAGCAAGCCGCGGCGTCGGAGCCTACTTCCCTACAACTGTCACCTCCCCGAAAGATGAGACCCTGCGGTCGCTGGCTGGATTGGCGTATGAGATCGGTCGGCGTCAAGAGGCTTCGCTTCGCGGAGCGACTCCTCTGGGCATCCACCTGGAAGGTCCATTCCTTTCGCACTTGAAGCGCGGAGTGCATACAGACGCACTGCTGGAAGCACCCTCGATCTCACTATTCGACCGTTTTTGGCAGGCCGCCGAAGGCCATATTCGTCTCATGACGATTGCCCCTGAGCTACCAGGTGCCACGGAACTCATTTCACATGCAACTGCTTTGGGTGTGCGCTGCAGCTTGGGGCACAGCGATGCATTGGTCTGTGAAGCGGAGGCTGGTTTCATGGCCGGAGCGCGCTCGGCAACGCATACCTACAACGCGATGCGCGCTATCGATCATCGCGAACCTGGATTAGCGGCTTTTGTGCTAGACAAGCAATCATTGTTTGCCGAAATTATCTGCGATGGCATTCACGTCGACCCTTTGATGGTGAGGTTGTACTTTAAAGCAAAGGATAAAGACCGTATTATTCTTGTGACCGACGGCATGAGCGCAACCGGAATGCCGGATGGGACTTATATGCTTGGGGATATGCAGGTTGAGGTACGAGACGGGCGCTGTACCTCCAATGGAGTTCTGGCCGGAAGCGTTTTGACGCTGGACCGTGGAGTGAAAAATCTCATGGAGTTCACGGGAGCTGCTCTCGGTACAGCAGTGGCCGCAGCTTCCTACAACCCTTCACAGCTTATGGGAATCGGCGACAGGTGGGGAAGTCTTGAGGCAGGACGTGCAGCGAACATTACTGTTGTGTCTCCAAAAGCAGATGTGATCGAAACTTTTCTGGCGGGACGCTCGACGATCACATCAGAAAGAACTGTTACCTCTTCCACTCGCTAG
- a CDS encoding SIS domain-containing protein, with translation MIESTPNSPETTTFPHAMLREIYEQPQALAATIEHYIPGGTSTAEIFQPVVDAFGRRERLVIAASGSSRHAGLAGEIMLEDLAGIPVDVEYASEYTYRSTHTLHNPGVLVISQSGETADTLAALREAQARGLATVAITNNARSSMATEANASLPTFAGIEKAIPATKSFTTQLAVLYSLALHLARFRGRMTLQAAEAHGRELQEVPSLIQSALPGWQKQIEALTPQLANSSTLLYLGRAAHYAIAREGALKLKESAYLNAEGYPSGELKHGPNALVSKSAPLIMIATVDAGDPDSLLRYSKVLQLMKDMRTQGARIIALATEGDREVPQYSDSCLFIPASNDLLSTILEVVPLQLIAYALAISRGIDVDRPRNLVKAVVEE, from the coding sequence ATGATTGAATCTACGCCCAACTCGCCCGAGACCACAACGTTTCCTCACGCCATGCTGCGAGAGATCTATGAGCAGCCGCAGGCGCTTGCCGCTACCATTGAGCATTACATCCCCGGGGGAACGTCGACTGCAGAGATCTTCCAGCCAGTAGTCGATGCTTTTGGCAGGCGAGAGCGGCTCGTCATTGCTGCCAGCGGCTCCAGCCGCCATGCCGGTCTGGCTGGAGAGATTATGCTGGAAGACCTCGCAGGTATTCCAGTCGATGTCGAGTACGCAAGCGAATACACCTATCGCTCGACGCACACCTTACACAATCCGGGTGTGCTTGTAATCTCTCAATCGGGTGAAACAGCAGATACGCTGGCCGCTCTCCGCGAGGCGCAGGCACGCGGACTCGCCACAGTCGCGATTACGAATAACGCTCGTTCCAGCATGGCAACAGAGGCGAACGCTTCACTGCCGACCTTCGCAGGCATCGAGAAGGCCATACCGGCAACGAAGAGCTTTACCACCCAGCTCGCTGTTCTCTACTCTCTCGCTCTTCATTTGGCGCGCTTCCGCGGCCGCATGACCCTCCAGGCGGCCGAGGCGCACGGCCGTGAGCTGCAAGAGGTGCCTTCCCTGATCCAGTCTGCTTTACCTGGTTGGCAAAAACAGATCGAAGCATTAACCCCGCAACTCGCGAACTCCAGCACGCTTCTCTACCTCGGTCGTGCTGCACACTATGCTATCGCTCGCGAAGGCGCCCTCAAGCTCAAAGAATCCGCATACCTCAATGCCGAAGGATATCCCTCCGGCGAACTGAAGCACGGGCCTAATGCACTCGTTAGCAAGAGCGCTCCGTTGATTATGATCGCGACGGTCGACGCAGGTGATCCCGATTCACTCCTGCGGTACTCGAAGGTTCTTCAACTGATGAAGGACATGCGTACCCAAGGAGCCAGGATCATTGCTCTAGCCACCGAAGGCGATCGGGAAGTACCTCAGTACAGCGATTCCTGCCTCTTCATTCCAGCTAGCAACGACCTTTTGTCTACAATTCTTGAGGTCGTGCCTCTTCAGCTGATTGCCTACGCATTGGCAATCAGTCGTGGCATCGATGTCGACAGGCCAAGGAATCTGGTTAAGGCCGTCGTCGAGGAATAA